Proteins encoded by one window of Burkholderia plantarii:
- the rnhA gene encoding ribonuclease HI — MTLQLIDIYTDGACKGNPGPGGWGALLRFGDQEKELFGGEPGTTNNRMELLAVIKALEALKRPCRVIVHTDSQYVQKGISEWIHGWKKKGWVTAAKTPVKNADLWKQLDALVGQHEIEWRWVKGHAGHAENERADGLANRGVESLSQRA; from the coding sequence ATGACGTTGCAACTGATCGACATCTACACCGACGGCGCCTGCAAGGGCAATCCCGGCCCGGGCGGCTGGGGAGCGCTGCTGCGCTTCGGCGACCAGGAAAAGGAACTGTTCGGCGGCGAGCCCGGCACCACCAACAACCGGATGGAACTGCTCGCCGTGATCAAGGCGCTCGAGGCGCTCAAGCGCCCTTGCCGCGTGATCGTCCACACCGATTCGCAGTACGTGCAGAAAGGCATCAGCGAATGGATCCACGGCTGGAAGAAAAAGGGCTGGGTGACCGCCGCGAAGACGCCGGTGAAGAACGCCGACCTCTGGAAGCAGCTCGACGCGCTGGTCGGCCAGCACGAGATCGAATGGCGCTGGGTCAAGGGCCACGCCGGGCACGCCGAGAACGAGCGCGCCGACGGGCTCGCCAACCGCGGCGTCGAATCGCTGTCGCAGCGGGCATGA
- a CDS encoding serine aminopeptidase domain-containing protein — MATTVETLQFAARDGRPLMGSLHIPGRSNGRAVLLSGALGVPRARYDGYARFLAEAGFPVLTFDYRGIGGSRAPGDRPERATLRQWGEADLPAALDCLVSRTPGARYFAIGHGAGGRLLGGAPNLAQLEGIVTIATGTGRWADARGAARIVLALLAYGVLPLAGRFTSRVPGRLVGAGAEVPAGVALDWARGCRHAAAGNDAAGRAGFETYRGPLLAYAVEDDPFSPRAAVAALHRRFTGARVELREIAPHAGQRPIGRDGYFRDDNRALWPSAVAWLIAA, encoded by the coding sequence ATGGCGACCACGGTCGAGACTCTCCAGTTCGCGGCTCGCGACGGAAGACCGTTGATGGGCTCGCTCCACATTCCCGGCAGATCGAACGGACGCGCGGTGCTGCTGAGCGGCGCGCTCGGCGTGCCGCGCGCGCGTTACGACGGCTACGCGCGGTTCCTCGCCGAGGCCGGCTTCCCGGTCCTGACTTTCGACTATCGCGGCATCGGCGGCTCGCGCGCACCGGGCGACCGGCCCGAGCGCGCGACGCTGCGGCAGTGGGGCGAGGCGGATCTGCCGGCCGCGCTCGATTGCCTCGTTTCGCGCACGCCCGGCGCGCGCTACTTCGCGATCGGCCACGGCGCGGGCGGCCGGCTGCTCGGCGGCGCGCCGAATCTGGCGCAGCTGGAGGGTATCGTCACGATCGCGACCGGCACCGGCCGCTGGGCCGATGCGCGCGGCGCGGCGCGCATCGTGCTCGCGCTGCTCGCCTACGGCGTGCTGCCGCTCGCGGGCCGTTTCACCTCGCGCGTGCCGGGGCGTCTCGTCGGCGCCGGCGCCGAGGTGCCGGCCGGCGTCGCGCTCGACTGGGCGCGCGGCTGCCGGCACGCGGCGGCCGGCAACGACGCGGCGGGGCGCGCCGGCTTCGAGACCTATCGCGGCCCGCTGCTCGCCTACGCGGTCGAGGACGATCCGTTCTCGCCGCGCGCCGCCGTCGCGGCGCTGCATCGCCGCTTCACGGGCGCTCGTGTCGAGCTGCGTGAGATCGCACCACACGCGGGCCAGCGGCCGATCGGCCGCGACGGCTATTTCCGCGACGACAACCGCGCGCTCTGGCCATCAGCCGTGGCGTGGCTCATCGCGGCCTGA
- the gloB gene encoding hydroxyacylglutathione hydrolase, with translation MNELEYVPVPAFEDNYIWLVSDGSDAVAVDPGDAAPVRRYLDARGWRLAAILLTHHHADHVGGVSALVADPKQITPVPVYGPAGEAIAQVTQPLAGGARVRIGKPALEFEVLDVPGHTRGHIAYFQAAGAGHPAPHLFCGDTLFSCGCGRLFEGTPAQMLASLDALAALPGDTQVHCAHEYTLSNIRFALACEPDNAALAAWRDSAEARRARGEPTLPTTIAHERAVNPFLRADSASIAATLEAELHEAPASRLAAFTLMREWKNRFR, from the coding sequence ATGAACGAGCTGGAATACGTGCCGGTGCCGGCATTTGAAGACAACTATATCTGGCTCGTGTCGGATGGCAGCGACGCGGTCGCCGTCGATCCGGGCGACGCCGCCCCGGTGCGCCGATATCTCGACGCGCGGGGCTGGCGGCTAGCCGCTATTCTACTCACGCACCATCATGCCGACCATGTCGGCGGCGTGTCGGCGCTCGTCGCTGACCCGAAGCAGATCACGCCCGTGCCCGTTTACGGTCCCGCCGGCGAGGCGATCGCCCAGGTCACGCAGCCGCTCGCGGGCGGCGCGCGCGTGCGGATCGGCAAGCCGGCGCTCGAATTCGAGGTGCTGGACGTGCCGGGCCACACGCGCGGCCACATCGCCTATTTCCAGGCGGCCGGCGCGGGCCATCCGGCGCCCCATCTGTTCTGTGGCGACACGCTGTTCTCGTGCGGCTGCGGGCGCCTGTTCGAAGGCACGCCGGCGCAGATGCTGGCCTCGCTCGACGCGCTGGCCGCGCTGCCCGGCGACACGCAGGTGCATTGCGCCCACGAATACACGCTCTCGAACATCCGCTTCGCGCTCGCCTGCGAGCCCGACAACGCGGCGCTCGCCGCGTGGCGCGACAGCGCCGAGGCGCGTCGCGCGCGCGGCGAGCCGACCCTGCCCACCACCATCGCGCACGAGCGCGCGGTCAATCCGTTCCTGCGCGCCGACAGCGCGTCGATCGCGGCGACGCTCGAGGCCGAACTGCACGAGGCGCCGGCGAGCCGGCTCGCCGCGTTCACGCTGATGCGCGAGTGGAAGAACCGCTTCCGCTGA
- a CDS encoding YnfA family protein, which produces MPDLIRIAGLFVLTALAELVGCYLPWLVLKGGRSAWLLVPAAVSLALFAWLLTLHPSAAGRTYAAYGGVYIAVALVWLRVVDGIALSRWDWAGAMLALAGMAVIALQPRG; this is translated from the coding sequence ATGCCCGACCTGATCAGGATCGCCGGATTGTTCGTTCTGACCGCACTGGCCGAACTCGTCGGCTGCTATCTGCCCTGGCTGGTGCTCAAGGGCGGGCGCAGCGCCTGGCTGCTGGTGCCGGCCGCCGTCTCGCTCGCGCTGTTCGCCTGGCTGCTGACGCTGCATCCGAGCGCGGCCGGCCGCACCTACGCGGCCTATGGCGGCGTCTATATCGCGGTGGCGCTGGTCTGGCTGCGCGTGGTGGACGGGATCGCGCTGTCGCGCTGGGATTGGGCCGGCGCAATGCTGGCGCTGGCCGGGATGGCCGTGATCGCGCTGCAGCCGCGCGGCTGA
- a CDS encoding triphosphoribosyl-dephospho-CoA synthase, which produces MTQGLRVAWAPVGAGAAASPVSPEAIAELGATCLRLEVETWPKPGLVSAVDTGSHDDMDAGTFVRSAAAIRPYLAELAAAGAARAEMAVLRRIGLRAEHAMLAATGGVNTHRGAIFGLGLLCAAAGLRASGMPASRAPAPGASGTGAPALNASVSGASAPGTYGLAASTSSASTAGGSFCGASVPGAFASGASPVWGSAPGGSPSGAVPTLGEIVARQWGAEIVVGPRASDSHGEIAVRRHGVGGARQEAASGFPSVYRIGLPALCEAQALRPGDAPAARVQACFALIASVADTNLLHRGGAGGLAFAQRRARDFLARGGIGAPDWLARAEAVHRAFVVRRLSPGGAADLLAMSLFAAASEAP; this is translated from the coding sequence ATGACGCAAGGGCTGCGTGTGGCATGGGCGCCGGTCGGAGCAGGGGCCGCCGCCTCGCCGGTTTCGCCCGAGGCGATCGCCGAGCTTGGCGCGACCTGCCTGCGCCTCGAGGTCGAGACCTGGCCGAAGCCGGGGCTCGTCAGCGCGGTGGATACCGGCAGCCACGACGACATGGATGCCGGCACGTTCGTGCGCAGCGCGGCCGCGATCCGGCCGTATCTGGCCGAGCTCGCGGCGGCCGGCGCCGCGCGCGCGGAGATGGCCGTGCTGCGGCGCATCGGCCTGCGCGCCGAGCATGCGATGCTCGCGGCGACGGGCGGCGTGAATACGCATCGCGGGGCGATCTTCGGGCTCGGTCTGCTGTGTGCGGCAGCGGGTCTGCGCGCGTCGGGGATGCCGGCGTCGAGGGCGCCGGCCCCGGGAGCATCAGGCACGGGCGCGCCGGCTTTGAACGCATCGGTGTCGGGTGCGTCCGCTCCGGGTACATACGGCCTCGCCGCATCCACTTCGAGCGCGTCCACTGCCGGCGGATCCTTCTGCGGTGCATCCGTTCCCGGCGCATTCGCCTCGGGCGCGTCCCCTGTCTGGGGATCTGCTCCCGGCGGCTCCCCTTCCGGCGCGGTTCCGACGCTCGGCGAAATCGTCGCGCGGCAATGGGGAGCCGAGATCGTCGTCGGGCCGCGCGCCTCGGACAGCCATGGCGAGATCGCGGTGCGCCGCCACGGCGTCGGCGGCGCGCGCCAGGAGGCCGCGAGCGGATTTCCGAGCGTCTACCGGATCGGGCTGCCGGCCTTGTGCGAGGCGCAGGCGCTGCGTCCCGGTGATGCGCCCGCCGCGCGCGTGCAGGCCTGCTTTGCGCTGATCGCATCCGTCGCCGATACGAACCTGCTGCATCGCGGCGGTGCCGGCGGCCTCGCATTCGCGCAGCGCCGCGCGCGCGATTTCCTCGCGCGCGGCGGCATCGGCGCGCCGGACTGGCTCGCGCGCGCCGAGGCTGTCCATCGCGCGTTCGTCGTGCGCCGGCTGAGCCCCGGCGGCGCGGCCGACCTGCTCGCGATGAGCCTGTTCGCGGCCGCCAGCGAGGCGCCATGA
- the proP gene encoding glycine betaine/L-proline transporter ProP — MTASHVSPAAACASSTDAPVTVSDITVVDQSLLKRAVRAMAIGNAMEWFDFGVYSYIAVTLGQVFFPSSNPSAQLLATFGTFAAAFLVRPLGGMVFGPLGDRIGRQRVLAMTMIMMALGTFSIGLIPSYHSIGILAPVLLLVARLVQGFSTGGEYGGAATFIAEFSTDKRRGFMGSFLEFGTLIGYVLGAGTVAVLAALLPHDALLSWGWRVPFLVAGPLGLIGLYIRMKLEETPAFKRQAELREAQDKSLPKIKFTETLGRHWRAMLLCVGLVLIFNVTDYMALSYLPSYLSSTLHFNETHGLLLVLLVMVLMMPMTLAAGRLSDAVGRKPVMLAGCIGLIALSIPALMLIRTGEMLPVFGGLMILGVLLSCFCGVMPSALPALFPTEIRYGALAIGFNISVSLFGGTTPLVTAWLVDRTGNLMMPAYYLMAAAVIGAVSVLTLRETARQPLEGSPPAVASRREAHALVRELREQASNDDSPNNYPNVSAARA; from the coding sequence TTGACCGCCTCACACGTCAGCCCCGCCGCTGCTTGCGCGTCGTCCACCGACGCCCCCGTCACCGTCAGCGACATCACCGTCGTCGATCAAAGCCTGCTCAAGCGCGCGGTCCGCGCGATGGCCATCGGCAATGCCATGGAATGGTTCGACTTCGGCGTCTACAGCTACATCGCCGTCACGCTCGGCCAAGTGTTCTTCCCGTCCAGCAATCCGTCCGCGCAGCTGCTCGCCACCTTCGGCACGTTCGCGGCGGCGTTCCTGGTGCGCCCGCTCGGCGGCATGGTGTTCGGCCCGCTCGGCGACCGCATCGGCCGTCAGCGCGTGCTCGCCATGACCATGATCATGATGGCGCTCGGCACCTTCTCGATCGGCCTGATCCCGAGCTATCACTCGATCGGCATCCTCGCGCCGGTGCTGCTGCTGGTCGCCCGCCTCGTGCAGGGCTTCTCGACGGGCGGCGAGTACGGCGGCGCGGCCACCTTCATCGCCGAATTCTCGACCGACAAGCGCCGCGGCTTCATGGGCAGCTTCCTCGAGTTCGGCACGCTGATCGGCTACGTGCTCGGCGCCGGCACGGTTGCGGTGCTGGCGGCGCTGCTGCCGCACGACGCGCTGCTGTCGTGGGGCTGGCGCGTGCCCTTCCTGGTGGCCGGCCCGCTCGGCCTGATCGGGCTCTACATCCGGATGAAGCTCGAGGAAACGCCGGCTTTCAAGCGTCAGGCCGAATTGCGCGAGGCGCAGGACAAGTCGCTGCCGAAGATCAAGTTCACCGAGACGCTCGGCCGCCACTGGCGCGCGATGCTGCTCTGCGTGGGCCTCGTGCTGATCTTCAACGTGACCGACTACATGGCGCTGTCGTACCTGCCGAGCTATCTGTCGTCGACGCTGCATTTCAACGAGACGCACGGCCTGCTGCTGGTGCTGCTCGTGATGGTGCTGATGATGCCGATGACGCTGGCCGCCGGCCGCCTGTCCGACGCGGTCGGCCGCAAGCCGGTGATGCTGGCCGGCTGTATCGGCCTGATCGCGCTGTCGATCCCGGCGCTGATGCTGATCCGCACGGGCGAGATGCTGCCGGTGTTCGGCGGCCTGATGATCCTCGGCGTGCTGCTGTCGTGCTTCTGCGGCGTGATGCCGTCGGCGCTGCCGGCGCTGTTTCCGACCGAGATCCGCTACGGCGCGCTCGCGATCGGCTTCAACATCTCGGTGTCGCTGTTCGGCGGCACGACGCCGCTCGTCACGGCGTGGCTGGTCGATCGTACCGGCAACCTGATGATGCCCGCCTATTACCTGATGGCGGCCGCCGTGATCGGCGCGGTGTCGGTGCTCACGCTGCGCGAAACGGCACGCCAGCCGCTGGAGGGCTCGCCGCCCGCCGTCGCCTCGCGCCGCGAAGCGCATGCGCTGGTGCGCGAGCTGCGTGAGCAGGCCTCGAACGACGACAGCCCCAACAACTATCCGAACGTGTCGGCCGCGCGGGCGTAA
- the dnaQ gene encoding DNA polymerase III subunit epsilon, whose protein sequence is MRQIILDTETTGLNARNGDRIIEIGCVEMLNRRLTGNNLHFYVNPERDSDPGALAVHGLTTAFLSDKPKFAEIAEALRDFVRGGELIIHNAPFDIGFIDAEFERLGMPPLLEHCDGVIDTLVQAKSMFPGKRNSLDALCDRFGISNAHRTLHGALLDSELLAEVYLAMTRGQESLVIDMLGDSAGHGGEAGGSRVSFASLDLPVLAASEQELAAHQAQLDDLDKSVKGACVWRQETAPAA, encoded by the coding sequence ATGCGTCAGATCATCCTCGATACCGAAACCACCGGCCTCAACGCCCGCAACGGCGACCGCATCATCGAAATCGGCTGCGTCGAAATGCTGAACCGCCGGCTGACCGGCAACAATCTCCACTTCTACGTGAATCCCGAGCGCGACAGTGATCCGGGCGCGCTCGCCGTCCACGGCCTCACCACCGCGTTCCTCAGCGACAAGCCCAAGTTCGCCGAGATCGCCGAGGCGCTGCGCGATTTCGTGCGCGGCGGCGAGCTGATCATCCACAACGCGCCGTTCGACATCGGCTTCATCGACGCCGAATTCGAGCGGCTCGGCATGCCGCCGCTGCTCGAGCACTGCGACGGCGTGATCGACACGCTGGTGCAGGCCAAGTCGATGTTCCCCGGCAAGCGCAACTCGCTCGACGCGCTGTGCGACCGGTTCGGCATCAGCAACGCGCACCGCACGCTGCACGGCGCGCTGCTCGACTCGGAACTGCTCGCCGAGGTCTATCTGGCGATGACGCGCGGCCAGGAAAGCCTCGTGATCGACATGCTCGGCGACAGCGCCGGCCACGGCGGCGAGGCGGGCGGCTCGCGCGTGTCGTTTGCGTCGCTCGACCTGCCGGTGCTCGCGGCGAGCGAGCAGGAGCTGGCCGCGCATCAGGCGCAGCTCGACGATCTCGACAAGTCGGTCAAGGGCGCCTGCGTCTGGCGCCAGGAAACGGCGCCGGCCGCCTGA
- a CDS encoding biotin-independent malonate decarboxylase subunit beta — MNGFDPIAAGASWYEASARQRIDGLVDADSFAEFIGPAEREMSPHLPLFDLPRQFDDGMIVGRAALDGRAVLVAAQEGRFMGGAFGEVHGAKLTGLLRAARELGTPVLILFDTGGVRLQEANAGELAIAEIMRALIDARAAGVPVIGLVGGRAGCYGGGGLLAACCSALAVSEPGRISVSGPEVIETNRGVEEFDSKDRALVWRTMGGKHRRLIGGVERFVDDTLPAFRAAALALLAARHAFELDVLEAEQARLEARLAAFGDCGDARDVWRRLGATDAEAEAIPAMPGETFAALADRLQEGRDDAR; from the coding sequence GACGGGCTGGTCGATGCCGACTCGTTCGCCGAGTTCATCGGCCCGGCCGAGCGCGAGATGAGCCCGCACCTGCCGCTGTTCGACCTGCCGCGCCAGTTCGACGACGGCATGATCGTCGGGCGCGCCGCGCTCGACGGCCGCGCGGTGCTGGTGGCCGCGCAGGAAGGGCGCTTCATGGGCGGCGCGTTCGGCGAGGTGCATGGCGCCAAGCTCACCGGGCTGCTGCGCGCGGCGCGCGAGCTCGGCACGCCGGTGCTGATCCTGTTCGACACCGGCGGCGTGCGGCTGCAGGAGGCCAACGCCGGCGAGCTCGCGATCGCCGAGATCATGCGCGCGCTGATCGACGCGCGCGCGGCCGGCGTGCCAGTGATCGGGCTGGTCGGCGGTCGCGCCGGCTGCTACGGCGGCGGCGGCCTGCTGGCCGCGTGCTGCTCGGCGCTGGCGGTGTCGGAGCCCGGGCGCATCAGCGTGTCGGGTCCGGAGGTGATCGAGACCAACCGCGGCGTCGAGGAATTCGATTCGAAGGACCGCGCGCTGGTCTGGCGCACCATGGGCGGCAAGCATCGCCGGCTGATCGGCGGCGTCGAGCGCTTCGTCGACGACACGCTGCCCGCGTTCCGCGCCGCCGCGCTCGCGCTGCTCGCGGCGCGCCACGCTTTCGAGCTCGACGTGCTGGAAGCCGAACAGGCACGGCTCGAGGCGCGGCTCGCCGCGTTCGGCGATTGCGGCGACGCGCGCGACGTCTGGCGCCGGCTCGGCGCGACCGACGCCGAGGCCGAGGCCATTCCCGCGATGCCCGGCGAGACCTTCGCCGCGCTCGCCGACCGTCTTCAGGAGGGGCGCGATGACGCTCGATGA
- the mdcE gene encoding biotin-independent malonate decarboxylase subunit gamma — protein MTLDEILASFDHDLTRRDDGLLAGRATLDGRQVDVIGVSGRAFVGVDEALWLSARVLDTVRRGGATPILVLLDSGSQRMSRRDELLGLNECLSHLAKSLMLASGRGHPTIGLLYGGTAAGAFIATALATRVLLALPGAEPAVMDLPSMARVTKLPLEVLEEKAKSTAVFAPGLANLERTGAVDAVLDPAQPLAAQLARWLAEPAARADGRDRLGEARGGRPAAARIAQRVHALARSGG, from the coding sequence ATGACGCTCGATGAGATTCTCGCTTCGTTCGATCACGACCTGACCCGCCGTGACGACGGCCTGCTGGCCGGCCGCGCCACGCTCGACGGCCGGCAGGTGGACGTGATCGGCGTGTCCGGCCGCGCGTTCGTCGGTGTCGACGAGGCGCTGTGGCTGTCGGCGCGCGTGCTCGACACCGTGCGGCGCGGCGGCGCGACGCCGATCCTCGTGCTGCTCGACAGCGGCAGCCAGCGCATGAGCAGGCGCGACGAACTGCTGGGCCTCAACGAATGCCTGTCGCATCTGGCCAAGAGCCTGATGCTCGCGAGCGGGCGCGGCCATCCGACCATCGGGCTGCTGTACGGCGGCACGGCGGCCGGCGCGTTCATCGCGACCGCGCTCGCCACGCGCGTGCTGCTCGCGCTGCCGGGGGCCGAGCCGGCCGTGATGGACCTGCCGTCGATGGCGCGCGTGACCAAGCTGCCGCTCGAGGTGCTCGAAGAGAAGGCGAAATCGACGGCGGTGTTCGCACCGGGCCTCGCCAATCTGGAGCGGACGGGCGCCGTGGACGCGGTGCTCGATCCCGCGCAGCCGCTCGCGGCGCAGCTCGCTCGCTGGCTCGCCGAACCGGCCGCGCGCGCCGACGGACGCGACCGGCTCGGCGAGGCGCGCGGCGGCAGGCCGGCGGCGGCGCGCATCGCGCAACGGGTCCATGCGCTCGCCCGCTCAGGCGGCTGA
- a CDS encoding glutathione S-transferase family protein, giving the protein MKLIGMLDSPYVRRAAVSAKLLGFSFEHEPLSVFRHFDAFKAVNPVVKAPTLLTDDGTMVLDSSLIVDYLDHLVEPERRLLPVDAAGRLRSLELIGLALAAAEKTVQIVYEYGLRPDDKQHQPWLERILGQLDGAYGALEARILGTTGWLLGERITQADVTTAVVWRFTQYVRGDHPILDGVDAARYPTIAALSERAEALPEFAGTPLD; this is encoded by the coding sequence ATGAAGCTGATCGGAATGCTGGATTCGCCCTACGTACGCCGCGCCGCGGTGTCGGCCAAGCTGCTCGGCTTCTCGTTCGAGCACGAGCCGCTGTCGGTGTTTCGTCATTTCGACGCGTTCAAGGCGGTGAACCCGGTCGTGAAGGCGCCGACGCTGCTGACCGACGACGGCACCATGGTGCTCGACTCGTCGCTGATCGTCGATTACCTCGATCACCTGGTCGAGCCGGAGCGGCGCCTGCTGCCGGTCGATGCCGCCGGGCGGCTGCGTTCGCTGGAACTGATCGGGCTCGCGCTGGCGGCGGCCGAGAAGACGGTGCAGATCGTCTACGAATACGGCCTGCGTCCCGACGACAAGCAGCACCAGCCGTGGCTCGAGCGGATTCTCGGGCAGCTCGACGGCGCCTATGGCGCGCTCGAGGCGCGCATCCTCGGCACCACCGGCTGGCTGCTCGGCGAGCGGATCACCCAGGCCGATGTCACGACGGCCGTGGTCTGGCGCTTCACGCAATACGTGCGCGGCGACCATCCGATCCTGGATGGCGTCGACGCGGCACGCTATCCGACCATCGCGGCGCTGTCCGAACGCGCCGAGGCGCTGCCGGAGTTCGCCGGCACGCCGCTCGACTGA
- a CDS encoding acyltransferase domain-containing protein: protein MTIALLCSGQGQQGPDMFELLGEGGMPASLEPLFAQAAGWFGADPRDWVRTADDDALRGNGAAQRLCTLHALGAHARLAPLLPRRRCVAGYSVGEIAAWHVAGRIGASDTLDLIAARADAMDAASTGDEGMLFVRGLGRAAVEALCAGRDAAIAIVNPGDAWVLAGAADALAELADAAHARGAARVVPVPVRIASHTRRLASAVPVFRAALGAVSLSRGAAGTRLVSGIDGAVVIDDGSGLDKLARQIAEPVDWAACLAACVEAGASAFVELGPGRALAEMASGAYPSIPARSLADFRSWDGVRAWLERVTGA, encoded by the coding sequence ATGACGATCGCGCTGCTGTGCTCCGGGCAGGGGCAGCAAGGGCCCGACATGTTCGAACTGCTCGGCGAGGGCGGCATGCCGGCCTCGCTCGAACCGCTGTTCGCGCAGGCGGCCGGCTGGTTCGGCGCCGATCCGCGCGACTGGGTGCGCACGGCCGATGACGACGCGTTGCGCGGCAACGGCGCTGCGCAGCGGCTCTGTACGCTCCATGCACTTGGTGCCCATGCGCGGCTCGCGCCGCTGCTGCCGAGGCGGCGCTGCGTGGCCGGCTACAGCGTCGGGGAGATCGCCGCGTGGCATGTGGCCGGACGAATCGGCGCGAGCGACACGCTCGACCTGATCGCCGCGCGCGCCGACGCGATGGACGCGGCCAGCACCGGCGACGAGGGCATGCTGTTCGTGCGCGGGCTGGGGCGCGCCGCCGTGGAGGCGCTTTGCGCCGGGCGCGACGCCGCGATCGCGATCGTCAATCCCGGCGATGCGTGGGTGCTGGCCGGCGCGGCCGACGCGCTGGCCGAACTGGCCGACGCGGCGCACGCGCGGGGCGCCGCCCGCGTGGTGCCGGTGCCGGTGCGGATCGCCTCGCATACGCGCCGGCTGGCCTCGGCGGTGCCGGTGTTCCGCGCCGCGCTCGGCGCCGTGAGCCTGAGCCGCGGCGCGGCGGGCACGCGGCTCGTCAGCGGCATCGACGGCGCGGTTGTGATCGATGACGGCAGCGGCCTCGACAAGCTCGCGCGGCAGATTGCCGAGCCCGTCGATTGGGCGGCCTGCCTCGCCGCCTGCGTGGAGGCCGGCGCGAGCGCGTTCGTCGAACTCGGGCCGGGGCGCGCGCTGGCCGAGATGGCGTCCGGCGCGTATCCGTCGATTCCCGCGCGCAGCCTCGCCGATTTTCGCTCGTGGGACGGCGTGCGGGCGTGGCTGGAGCGGGTGACCGGCGCCTGA
- the mdcG gene encoding malonate decarboxylase holo-[acyl-carrier-protein] synthase produces the protein MRSPAQAAEAARVRHRVVRVAPDAWAALAEPLVARLALPADDAAVVREWAARGRPLMVRRAGPCDAGSPGVPLGLPLPPSMGKRRIGVVAPVEAIVSSEAPPALAALRDAAPEAWRVTLDALDALARRHRVGCRAFGSLAWQALTGLTYLSAGSDLDVLFELPAGRPDAGSPGSAGGREALAALLDGIAACDAAAPMRIDGELIRADGAGANWREWHAARGEHDEIVVKTAAEVVLMTPRAFLEGAV, from the coding sequence ATGCGCTCGCCCGCTCAGGCGGCTGAGGCCGCACGGGTTCGGCATCGCGTCGTACGCGTCGCGCCCGACGCGTGGGCGGCGCTCGCCGAGCCGCTCGTCGCGCGTCTGGCGCTGCCGGCTGACGACGCGGCCGTGGTCCGCGAATGGGCCGCGCGTGGCCGGCCGTTGATGGTGCGGCGCGCCGGACCGTGCGACGCGGGCAGCCCGGGCGTGCCGCTCGGCCTGCCGCTGCCGCCGTCGATGGGCAAGCGGCGCATCGGCGTGGTGGCGCCCGTCGAGGCGATCGTGTCGAGTGAGGCGCCGCCCGCGCTCGCCGCGTTGCGGGATGCCGCGCCCGAGGCTTGGCGCGTGACGCTCGACGCGCTCGACGCGCTGGCGCGCCGCCATCGGGTCGGTTGCCGTGCGTTCGGCAGTCTCGCCTGGCAGGCGTTGACGGGGCTGACTTATCTGTCGGCGGGTTCGGATCTCGATGTGCTGTTCGAGCTGCCGGCTGGTCGGCCGGATGCTGGATCGCCTGGGTCGGCCGGTGGGCGCGAGGCGCTGGCCGCACTGCTCGATGGCATTGCCGCCTGCGACGCGGCTGCGCCGATGCGGATCGACGGTGAGCTGATCCGCGCCGACGGCGCTGGCGCGAACTGGCGCGAATGGCATGCGGCGCGCGGCGAGCACGACGAGATCGTCGTGAAGACGGCGGCCGAGGTCGTGCTGATGACGCCGCGCGCGTTCCTGGAGGGCGCTGTATGA
- a CDS encoding class I SAM-dependent methyltransferase, producing the protein MSDRPIIDWPAWSASPPGRYVLEWEQAQLDRVVSDVFGFHALQLGLPQLDSLRENRMPGRGLVLDPASGASEPFRYPWAGDPPGPHHAPAGRSTVWCDLLDLPFESQSVDLIVMPHTLEFTTDPHRLLREAERVLMPEGRLVITGFNSLSLWGARQSVGRIANRPFVPAARDPIAFIRLKDWMKLLGFDIERGRFGCYRPPLATDKWMTRYAFMEAAGDRWWPIFGAVYMVTAVKRVRKMRLVGPIRVRKPVRAPGLAPAATPTTHQEHS; encoded by the coding sequence ATGTCAGACCGTCCGATTATAGACTGGCCCGCCTGGAGCGCTTCGCCGCCCGGCCGCTACGTGCTCGAGTGGGAACAGGCCCAGCTCGACCGCGTGGTGTCCGACGTGTTCGGCTTCCACGCCCTGCAGCTCGGCCTGCCCCAGCTCGATTCGCTGCGCGAGAACCGCATGCCGGGCCGCGGGCTCGTGCTCGATCCCGCCAGCGGCGCGAGCGAGCCGTTCCGCTACCCGTGGGCGGGCGACCCGCCCGGCCCGCACCACGCCCCGGCCGGGCGCAGCACCGTCTGGTGCGACCTGCTCGACCTGCCGTTCGAATCGCAGAGCGTGGACCTGATCGTGATGCCGCACACGCTCGAATTCACCACCGATCCGCACCGCCTGCTGCGCGAGGCCGAACGCGTGCTGATGCCGGAGGGCCGGCTCGTCATCACCGGCTTCAACTCGTTGAGCCTGTGGGGCGCGCGCCAGTCGGTCGGGCGCATCGCGAACCGGCCGTTCGTGCCGGCCGCGCGCGACCCGATCGCGTTCATCCGCCTGAAGGACTGGATGAAGCTGCTTGGCTTCGACATCGAGCGCGGCCGCTTCGGCTGCTATCGGCCGCCGCTCGCCACCGACAAATGGATGACGCGCTACGCCTTCATGGAGGCCGCCGGCGACCGCTGGTGGCCGATCTTCGGCGCGGTCTACATGGTGACCGCCGTCAAGCGCGTGCGCAAGATGCGGCTGGTCGGTCCGATCCGCGTCCGGAAACCCGTTCGCGCGCCCGGCCTCGCGCCCGCCGCGACTCCTACCACTCATCAAGAACACTCATGA